A genomic window from Pseudomonadales bacterium includes:
- a CDS encoding alpha/beta hydrolase: MTKTHRLAATLCLFALRILGETAILALASTVFTGCSSLSGAPIVDTPLATHSYILAGQGSPTVVFEAGLGDGKETWGPVYQQVSGFAQAFAYDRAGYGHSRSSNTSRDGATIVRELGSTLGALQLKPPFVLVGHSIGGTYLELFARTYPQDVAGVVLVDARHSDFTRRCLDAHAPGCRPPAALMMLMPGPVKREFAGAADTESAIRRAGEFPDVPLAVLSSGRTAPLTGAGFHKVWLASQADLAQLSSRSTHEVCASCGHYVHRDDPERVVAAIRAVVAEARALRSAQTEPVSPELIELPDAFLER; this comes from the coding sequence ATGACTAAGACCCACAGACTGGCAGCCACCCTGTGCCTGTTCGCGCTCAGGATACTCGGCGAAACCGCGATACTTGCTCTGGCGTCGACAGTGTTTACCGGGTGCAGCTCATTGTCGGGCGCTCCCATTGTCGACACACCGCTAGCCACCCATTCCTACATTCTGGCGGGTCAGGGCTCGCCCACCGTCGTGTTTGAAGCCGGCCTCGGTGATGGCAAGGAAACCTGGGGCCCGGTGTACCAGCAGGTGAGCGGCTTCGCGCAGGCTTTTGCCTACGATCGCGCCGGCTATGGACACAGCAGGAGCAGCAACACATCACGTGACGGGGCAACCATCGTTCGCGAGCTCGGATCGACGCTTGGCGCCCTCCAGCTGAAGCCGCCATTCGTGCTTGTCGGGCATTCCATCGGCGGGACTTATCTGGAGCTCTTCGCACGAACCTACCCACAGGATGTTGCCGGAGTCGTCCTCGTCGACGCGCGGCACTCAGACTTTACGCGCCGGTGCCTGGATGCCCATGCGCCGGGGTGCAGGCCGCCTGCTGCCCTCATGATGCTGATGCCCGGACCTGTGAAACGCGAATTCGCCGGCGCCGCCGATACAGAAAGCGCGATCAGACGTGCAGGTGAGTTCCCGGACGTGCCGCTTGCGGTCCTGTCGAGCGGGAGGACAGCGCCGCTCACCGGCGCAGGGTTCCACAAAGTCTGGCTGGCGAGCCAGGCCGACCTTGCGCAACTGAGCAGCCGATCCACTCACGAGGTGTGCGCGAGCTGCGGGCATTACGTGCACAGGGATGATCCCGAACGCGTGGTCGCGGCGATCAGAGCAGTCGTTGCCGAGGCACGCGCCCTCCGCTCAGCCCAGACCGAGCCGGTCAGCCCAGAGCTGATTGAGTTGCCAGATGCCTTTCTCGAAAGATGA
- a CDS encoding CHAT domain-containing protein, producing MKYSSPLIDRESTLLRIALPADIEAAVLSLNKGIASPLPESASSLKSIGQQMFESLFHGTNRALLHAHIEAMPPDDFLRLNFVLDASTANLDVLHRLPWEALYDELEAKFLIMDERISITRTVVPDEMHKRTAVQLPLRVLVVMASPKDREWLNLEDERREIEESWASCPGIGVEYLEHASIADFRRLLRAGNVHVLHFMGHGEFDPGTGNGALVFEHPLTGASDLLSSSDLGELIREQPALQLAYLNACNTGITGRGSDDQKFSGLAASLVIAGVPAVLAMQFKVTDEFAIFFAEEFYLRLTQELPVDRAVGGARQALSQDTETILEWTTPVLYTRVPDGVLFDFELVYDFSAH from the coding sequence GTGAAGTACAGTTCGCCATTGATCGACAGAGAGTCAACGCTCCTCCGAATTGCGCTGCCTGCTGACATAGAAGCAGCAGTGCTCAGTTTGAATAAGGGTATTGCGAGCCCTCTGCCTGAAAGTGCCTCGAGTTTGAAATCAATCGGCCAGCAGATGTTTGAGAGTCTGTTCCATGGCACGAATAGAGCACTTCTGCATGCGCATATTGAAGCGATGCCGCCAGATGATTTTTTGCGTTTGAATTTTGTTCTGGATGCCAGTACCGCGAATCTGGACGTACTTCACCGCCTGCCTTGGGAGGCGCTCTATGATGAGTTAGAGGCGAAATTTCTGATCATGGACGAACGAATTTCAATTACTCGCACTGTGGTTCCGGATGAGATGCACAAACGTACCGCTGTGCAATTGCCTCTTCGTGTTCTCGTCGTGATGGCAAGCCCCAAAGATCGGGAGTGGCTGAATCTGGAAGATGAAAGGCGCGAAATTGAAGAATCATGGGCGTCCTGTCCAGGTATTGGAGTTGAATACCTGGAACATGCCTCGATAGCCGATTTCCGGCGTCTGCTGCGCGCAGGCAATGTTCACGTTCTCCACTTCATGGGACATGGCGAATTCGATCCTGGAACAGGCAATGGTGCACTGGTCTTTGAACATCCGCTAACAGGAGCCTCGGACCTGCTTTCCAGTTCTGATCTGGGCGAATTGATTCGTGAACAACCTGCACTTCAGCTCGCCTACCTGAATGCCTGCAACACGGGCATTACGGGTCGAGGATCCGATGATCAGAAGTTTTCAGGTCTGGCGGCATCCCTTGTGATCGCAGGAGTACCAGCAGTATTGGCAATGCAGTTCAAGGTTACCGATGAATTTGCCATTTTTTTTGCCGAGGAATTCTACCTTCGACTGACTCAGGAACTGCCCGTTGATCGAGCTGTCGGTGGGGCCCGACAAGCCTTATCACAGGATACGGAAACTATTCTGGAATGGACGACGCCGGTGCTCTACACGCGAGTCCCTGACGGCGTGCTTTTTGATTTTGAACTCGTTTATGATTTTTCAGCTCACTGA
- a CDS encoding glycosyl hydrolase 108 family protein, with amino-acid sequence MHEGGWADHPRDPGGATMKGVTLATYRRHFGAKQDKNELKNNSDKELERIYRAGYWDVCQCDRLPSGVDYAVFDAAVNSGPGHSIRWLRASV; translated from the coding sequence CTGCACGAAGGCGGCTGGGCTGATCACCCGCGAGATCCCGGGGGCGCGACGATGAAAGGCGTCACCCTGGCAACCTATCGCCGCCACTTCGGTGCAAAGCAAGACAAGAATGAGCTGAAAAATAACTCTGACAAGGAACTCGAACGGATCTATCGGGCCGGCTATTGGGATGTATGTCAGTGCGACAGGTTACCTTCCGGAGTCGACTATGCAGTTTTCGACGCCGCTGTGAATTCCGGCCCCGGACACAGCATCAGGTGGCTACGGGCTTCAGTCTGA
- a CDS encoding helix-turn-helix transcriptional regulator has protein sequence MDIATAPDPIAVALSAALVGQSALAATLVFARSPRRPVYLFLTGFFIVNAVTDAGPVALSLGSTVAVHLAVLGIPALLTGAPCLWFYVVGLTAETDWSLAPRDLRHFLPALLGLLTAVLVAALPLDSKQQLLEGNLEAATAHPFFALMAYVLMTLAGIVQIGLYIPAIVRRLVVYRRRLRDVFASTEHLELRWLSWLVLIVGGYWLVTLASVVAELGYGVDITSETVEAAIALAIVWVLSIWGLRQQPGFISQFDHHEAADTAAEAVATRKYERSALAPEQSRRIADKIAAAMGNDHLYRDPNLSLRDLSAHVAVTPNYVSQTLNETIGQCFFDYVNHWRIGAAKARVLKGEETILDIAFDVGFNSRSSFYTAFKRETGMTPTAFRGAAGLAS, from the coding sequence ATGGACATTGCGACCGCTCCCGACCCGATTGCCGTGGCCCTTTCGGCCGCCCTGGTGGGACAGTCCGCGCTGGCGGCCACGCTGGTCTTCGCGCGGAGCCCGCGGCGACCCGTGTATCTGTTTCTGACAGGATTCTTTATCGTAAATGCGGTAACCGACGCCGGCCCGGTGGCGCTGTCCCTGGGCTCTACGGTGGCAGTTCACCTCGCAGTGCTCGGGATCCCGGCACTGCTCACAGGCGCCCCCTGCCTGTGGTTCTACGTGGTTGGCCTCACAGCCGAGACGGACTGGTCGCTGGCACCACGGGATCTGCGGCATTTCTTGCCGGCGTTGCTGGGGCTGCTGACCGCGGTACTGGTCGCTGCGCTGCCGCTCGACAGCAAACAGCAACTGCTGGAGGGAAACCTGGAGGCCGCAACTGCACATCCGTTTTTCGCCCTGATGGCCTATGTGCTGATGACACTCGCCGGCATCGTGCAGATCGGCCTGTACATCCCCGCCATCGTCCGCCGCCTGGTGGTCTATCGACGCCGTCTGCGGGACGTATTCGCGAGTACTGAACATCTCGAACTGCGCTGGCTCAGCTGGCTGGTGTTGATCGTCGGCGGCTACTGGCTGGTCACGCTGGCGTCGGTGGTGGCTGAACTCGGGTACGGGGTCGATATTACGTCCGAGACCGTTGAGGCCGCCATTGCTCTCGCCATCGTCTGGGTACTGTCGATCTGGGGTCTGCGCCAGCAGCCGGGATTCATCAGCCAGTTTGATCATCACGAGGCTGCAGATACAGCGGCTGAGGCGGTGGCCACACGCAAGTACGAGCGCTCGGCTCTGGCGCCGGAGCAATCGCGCCGAATTGCCGACAAAATCGCAGCCGCCATGGGCAATGACCATCTTTACCGGGATCCGAATCTCTCGCTGCGAGACCTGTCAGCGCACGTGGCGGTGACTCCGAACTACGTTTCCCAGACGCTGAACGAAACTATCGGCCAGTGCTTTTTCGACTACGTGAACCACTGGCGCATCGGCGCGGCGAAGGCGCGGGTGCTGAAGGGAGAAGAGACGATTCTCGACATTGCCTTCGACGTGGGTTTCAACTCCCGATCGTCGTTCTACACCGCGTTCAAGCGCGAAACAGGCATGACGCCGACGGCATTTCGCGGCGCCGCAGGGCTGGCTTCGTGA
- a CDS encoding zinc-binding alcohol dehydrogenase family protein has product MKAAVYYQTGNPSVLQYEDVADPECRPKGVLIEVKAIGIQGGDTLNRLGGMMASKPHVVGYQAAGIIREIGNQVTDRKVGDRVVATMAFGSHAELVSVAASASYLLPDSLDLELAAGVPIEFGTAADCLFEFGDLKKGETVLIQAGGGGVGLAAIQLAKRAGATVLATASSDEKLNRLRDFGLDHGINYKTEDFVARTRELTEGRGADLIVDSVGGRTLEGSVSALAYRGRISWVGNAGREGPANLGGLGLKNARVTGVFLGAEMGANPARCRKMIEGLLADVAKGELQVVIDQKFSLRDASAAHAYIEGRGSFGRVLLVP; this is encoded by the coding sequence ATGAAAGCTGCCGTCTACTACCAGACTGGAAATCCATCCGTACTCCAGTACGAAGACGTTGCGGACCCGGAATGCCGCCCCAAGGGTGTCCTGATAGAAGTCAAGGCCATCGGCATCCAGGGCGGAGATACGCTCAACCGGCTGGGCGGCATGATGGCGTCCAAACCCCACGTGGTCGGCTACCAGGCAGCTGGGATCATCCGTGAGATCGGCAACCAGGTGACTGACCGCAAGGTCGGAGACCGGGTGGTAGCGACCATGGCGTTCGGCTCCCACGCCGAGCTGGTTTCGGTTGCTGCATCCGCAAGCTACCTCCTGCCGGACTCCCTGGATCTTGAGCTTGCCGCTGGTGTGCCGATCGAGTTCGGTACCGCTGCGGATTGCCTGTTCGAGTTTGGTGATCTCAAGAAAGGCGAAACAGTACTGATCCAGGCCGGTGGCGGCGGCGTTGGTCTTGCTGCCATCCAGCTCGCCAAACGTGCCGGTGCCACAGTGCTGGCGACCGCTTCCAGCGACGAGAAGCTGAACAGGCTGCGCGATTTTGGTCTGGACCACGGCATCAACTACAAGACCGAAGATTTCGTCGCCCGTACCAGGGAGCTCACGGAGGGTCGCGGTGCTGATCTGATTGTAGATTCTGTGGGCGGCAGGACGCTTGAAGGCAGTGTCAGTGCGCTGGCCTATCGCGGCCGAATCAGCTGGGTTGGCAATGCCGGGCGCGAAGGCCCGGCCAATCTTGGTGGGCTTGGTCTGAAGAACGCCCGTGTCACGGGAGTGTTCCTGGGTGCAGAAATGGGAGCCAACCCGGCGCGGTGCAGGAAGATGATCGAAGGCCTGCTCGCGGATGTCGCAAAGGGGGAGCTCCAGGTGGTGATCGATCAGAAGTTTTCGCTGCGAGATGCCAGTGCGGCGCATGCGTATATAGAAGGTCGGGGATCGTTTGGTCGTGTGCTGCTGGTGCCGTAA
- a CDS encoding VOC family protein, with protein MSVWAWWMAERSSSGNEKGGGMTLYRVIVPVRDIEVAAKFYSVVLGEPGRRVSPGRHYFGGGSAGGAVLACYSPKDDGDAPRYGEQWRQHPLQYVYFSVADLEAAHDRCLGAGAEKVTEIDSMPWGETMFYALDPFGNPISFVKAGTEFLGEADER; from the coding sequence ATGAGCGTCTGGGCCTGGTGGATGGCGGAACGCAGCAGCAGCGGAAATGAGAAAGGAGGTGGCATGACGCTCTATCGGGTCATCGTTCCGGTACGGGACATCGAGGTCGCGGCAAAATTCTACTCAGTCGTGCTGGGCGAACCGGGTCGACGTGTATCTCCAGGACGACACTACTTTGGCGGTGGCAGCGCTGGCGGTGCCGTACTCGCCTGCTACTCACCGAAAGACGATGGCGACGCACCCCGTTATGGTGAGCAGTGGCGGCAGCACCCGCTGCAGTATGTGTATTTCTCTGTTGCCGATCTCGAGGCCGCGCACGACCGCTGCCTCGGTGCCGGTGCAGAGAAGGTGACCGAAATCGACTCGATGCCCTGGGGGGAGACGATGTTTTACGCACTCGACCCCTTCGGAAATCCGATCTCCTTCGTAAAAGCCGGGACGGAGTTTCTTGGGGAGGCTGATGAGAGATAG
- a CDS encoding GNAT family N-acetyltransferase, giving the protein MPIAVEKMTPADADAVAGLVEQYWRFEKIGGYSRPAITTLLERFSAEESLGIGLVARSDDCTVGYLLVVFVFSLEHKGLTAEVDEFYVAANWRSGGVGLELLEEAERICTEAGCTSISLQLGAQNADARRFYLRRGYVPRVGFDLLEKPLSA; this is encoded by the coding sequence ATGCCAATTGCTGTTGAGAAAATGACTCCGGCCGATGCCGATGCAGTGGCCGGACTCGTGGAGCAGTATTGGAGGTTCGAGAAGATCGGCGGCTATAGCCGCCCGGCAATCACCACTTTGCTTGAGCGGTTCAGCGCTGAGGAATCCCTCGGGATTGGACTGGTGGCTCGATCAGATGATTGTACGGTTGGTTACCTGCTCGTCGTCTTCGTTTTCAGCCTGGAACACAAGGGTCTGACAGCGGAAGTGGATGAGTTTTACGTGGCGGCCAACTGGCGCAGCGGAGGTGTCGGCCTTGAACTGCTTGAAGAGGCTGAACGAATCTGCACAGAGGCGGGGTGCACGAGCATCTCCCTGCAGTTGGGGGCGCAGAATGCGGACGCCCGACGTTTCTATCTGCGCCGCGGATATGTTCCCAGAGTTGGATTTGACCTGCTGGAGAAGCCGCTGTCGGCTTGA
- a CDS encoding DUF4440 domain-containing protein, with the protein MLHGIRVMLLGLMSVVTPAIWGAEMHSEIDRLKAADAAWSTAAAAGNVDEILTFWADDAVNYFPGAPPVRGKAAIEALVRQNRSRKGFRLTWKAADIQVAESGELGYTSGPFTMTLPLPSGEVVERGGHYVCIWRKDSDGRWRCILETSVFGPELN; encoded by the coding sequence ATGCTTCACGGGATACGCGTGATGCTCTTAGGCCTGATGTCCGTGGTGACACCCGCAATCTGGGGAGCGGAGATGCACAGTGAAATCGATCGCTTGAAGGCCGCGGATGCGGCATGGTCGACGGCCGCAGCGGCCGGTAACGTTGATGAGATCCTGACCTTCTGGGCAGACGACGCCGTCAATTACTTTCCCGGAGCGCCACCGGTCCGGGGCAAGGCCGCCATCGAAGCCCTGGTCCGACAGAATCGCTCCCGGAAGGGTTTCCGCCTGACCTGGAAAGCAGCGGACATACAGGTCGCCGAATCCGGTGAGCTGGGTTACACGTCCGGGCCATTTACGATGACCCTGCCCCTGCCATCAGGAGAGGTAGTCGAACGGGGCGGTCATTATGTCTGCATCTGGCGCAAGGACAGCGATGGCCGGTGGCGTTGCATTCTGGAGACCAGCGTGTTCGGGCCGGAGCTGAACTAG
- a CDS encoding alpha/beta fold hydrolase: MTGTSPPVRYAHGKDGRRIALMSLGRGPALIEVPHIQMSHLHLEWQLPAVRRWCQAITQRHRLIRFDNNGCGLSSDQTGDFSLDSLASDILTVVDALHLDQFALFGRITGGLPAIVFAARYPERVSHLVLWNSFTDHARHGGQARMKAVLGLAASDWQLFTESISQAALGWQDGPAARTWAEVLRAASSQPRFLQYLDARKTWDVRPIVSQVRAKTLVLYDQANQLVNAERSQELASFIRNAELRAIDSDTGVPGEGAIRVIKDFLGTAAPSTVILPELTRRENEVVSLLVTGASNQSIATQLSISVNTVIRHLTNIFGKLGVTSRSEAIAHVLTTSRHRITDNP; this comes from the coding sequence ATGACCGGTACGTCCCCGCCCGTGCGGTACGCCCACGGCAAAGACGGCAGACGAATCGCCCTGATGAGTCTGGGACGGGGGCCTGCGCTGATCGAGGTTCCCCACATTCAGATGAGTCACCTGCATCTGGAGTGGCAACTGCCTGCTGTCAGACGCTGGTGCCAGGCGATTACACAGCGTCATCGCCTGATTCGTTTCGACAACAACGGTTGCGGTCTGTCCAGCGATCAGACTGGCGACTTCTCGCTGGACTCATTAGCCAGCGACATTCTCACGGTGGTGGATGCGCTGCATCTGGACCAGTTCGCCCTGTTCGGTCGAATCACCGGAGGACTGCCTGCAATCGTCTTTGCCGCCCGATACCCGGAGCGGGTTTCGCACCTCGTGCTCTGGAACAGCTTCACCGACCATGCACGTCACGGTGGTCAGGCACGGATGAAAGCCGTTCTTGGCCTCGCGGCGTCTGACTGGCAGCTGTTCACCGAATCGATTTCCCAGGCCGCACTCGGATGGCAGGATGGTCCCGCCGCAAGAACCTGGGCTGAGGTACTGCGCGCGGCCAGCTCTCAGCCGCGCTTCCTCCAGTACCTTGACGCGAGAAAGACCTGGGACGTGCGGCCGATTGTCAGTCAGGTTCGCGCGAAGACGCTCGTGCTCTATGATCAAGCCAATCAGCTCGTGAACGCCGAGCGCAGTCAGGAACTCGCCTCATTCATCCGCAACGCCGAACTGCGCGCCATTGACAGCGATACCGGTGTGCCGGGTGAGGGCGCCATCCGGGTAATCAAAGATTTCCTGGGAACGGCAGCGCCGTCCACGGTCATCCTGCCTGAGCTGACCCGGCGGGAAAACGAAGTCGTCTCGCTCCTCGTTACGGGCGCTTCCAATCAATCCATCGCCACCCAGCTTTCGATCAGCGTGAACACCGTCATCCGCCATCTGACCAACATCTTCGGCAAACTGGGAGTAACCAGCCGGTCGGAAGCAATCGCCCACGTGCTCACCACGTCCCGGCACCGCATCACAGATAACCCGTAG
- a CDS encoding tetratricopeptide repeat protein has protein sequence MAKACYRDGVRQKERAWKQEEKAAKEKKDRARDKALAQAQKSYKKAVDYQIKALQILPTHNEAANELGYALRETGDYKRAIGAYNLALELKPDFWQALEYRGEALLAMGFFGETKEAHMTLFREEQDLAVELMTAIRTCPAPTVAPAAMTHRNTLPTGCPGRSAQPGPHCSTIPPPC, from the coding sequence ATGGCGAAAGCCTGCTACCGGGACGGCGTCCGGCAGAAGGAGCGTGCCTGGAAGCAGGAAGAGAAAGCCGCCAAGGAAAAAAAAGACAGAGCACGCGACAAGGCGCTGGCCCAGGCACAGAAGTCCTACAAGAAAGCGGTGGACTATCAGATCAAAGCACTGCAGATCCTTCCCACCCACAACGAGGCGGCCAACGAACTCGGTTATGCGTTGCGCGAAACCGGCGACTACAAGCGCGCGATCGGCGCCTACAACCTCGCGCTCGAGCTGAAGCCGGACTTCTGGCAGGCCTTGGAGTATCGGGGCGAGGCTCTGCTGGCCATGGGCTTTTTCGGTGAAACGAAAGAAGCCCATATGACCCTGTTTCGCGAAGAACAGGATCTCGCGGTGGAACTGATGACCGCGATCCGCACCTGTCCGGCACCTACAGTTGCGCCAGCTGCCATGACCCATCGCAACACTTTACCGACGGGCTGCCCAGGGCGATCGGCGCAACCGGGGCCACACTGCAGCACAATACCCCCACCCTGCTGA
- a CDS encoding cytochrome c, translating to MPRTGFILIAVGLVLAALWCLFAAPEVGNPEVPDSPAAVERGRYLVAAGGCVSCHEGTAHADSLSGGLALESDFGTFYAPNITPDNETGIGGWTGADFLLALRHGRAPDGGFYYPAFPYPAYAGMKDQDVLDIAAYLKSLPPVEFSAPAHELPPWLFRWTIAGWNLLASLLNPEPPEEDEPLLARGAYLARHLGHCGECHTPRNGLGIPDLRREFAGGVLPDGEVEAIDAPALADWSAQDFVLLLSLGLKPDGEFVGGKMEPVVEHNTSRLTSDDQKALAAFFIRR from the coding sequence ATGCCGAGAACTGGGTTCATTCTGATCGCGGTGGGGTTGGTGCTCGCCGCCCTGTGGTGCCTGTTCGCTGCGCCCGAGGTAGGCAATCCCGAGGTACCGGATTCACCGGCAGCGGTCGAGCGCGGGCGCTATCTGGTGGCCGCCGGAGGCTGCGTGAGCTGCCACGAAGGCACGGCGCACGCGGATTCGCTGAGCGGCGGGCTGGCCCTGGAATCGGACTTCGGCACGTTCTACGCGCCCAACATCACGCCGGACAACGAAACCGGCATCGGCGGCTGGACAGGGGCGGATTTCCTGCTGGCCCTCAGGCACGGACGCGCTCCGGACGGCGGGTTCTACTATCCGGCCTTCCCCTACCCGGCCTATGCCGGGATGAAGGATCAGGACGTGCTGGATATCGCCGCCTATCTCAAGTCTCTGCCCCCGGTGGAATTCAGCGCGCCGGCGCATGAGCTGCCGCCCTGGTTGTTCCGCTGGACGATCGCGGGCTGGAATCTGCTCGCGTCCCTGCTGAACCCCGAGCCGCCGGAGGAAGACGAACCACTCCTGGCCCGTGGCGCCTATCTGGCCCGGCATCTGGGTCACTGCGGTGAGTGTCACACCCCGAGAAACGGGCTCGGCATCCCGGACCTTCGGCGGGAGTTTGCGGGTGGCGTACTGCCCGACGGAGAGGTGGAAGCCATTGATGCCCCAGCGCTCGCCGACTGGTCAGCCCAGGACTTTGTCCTGCTGCTGTCGCTGGGCCTGAAACCGGACGGCGAGTTCGTCGGCGGTAAGATGGAACCCGTGGTCGAGCACAACACCAGCCGACTCACGAGCGACGATCAGAAGGCGCTGGCGGCGTTCTTCATCCGCCGCTAG
- a CDS encoding cytochrome c: MRTTSIIAASAVSLLLANGITAQEGPTPEQQAVTATENRQAVFKLLGVHMGPIVGMARGSVPFDAALAERNARRIAMLAPMIPERLGAMDTREFDVETEALPGIWDNMDDFSEKAAALADAANTFAGLAATGDQAATLGGLRAFGGTCGNCHDSYRVDSD; the protein is encoded by the coding sequence ATGAGAACAACATCGATCATCGCTGCGTCCGCAGTGAGCCTGCTGCTTGCGAACGGAATCACGGCCCAGGAAGGGCCGACGCCGGAACAGCAGGCGGTCACGGCCACCGAGAACAGACAGGCGGTCTTCAAGCTGCTCGGCGTGCACATGGGTCCGATCGTCGGAATGGCGAGGGGCTCTGTGCCATTCGATGCCGCCCTCGCGGAGCGTAATGCCAGGCGCATCGCCATGCTGGCGCCAATGATTCCCGAGCGGCTGGGTGCGATGGACACGCGTGAATTCGACGTGGAGACCGAGGCGCTGCCCGGGATCTGGGACAACATGGACGACTTCTCGGAGAAGGCCGCCGCCCTGGCAGATGCGGCCAACACCTTCGCCGGATTGGCCGCGACCGGCGACCAGGCAGCCACTCTGGGCGGTCTGCGCGCGTTCGGCGGCACCTGCGGCAACTGCCACGACTCGTACAGGGTCGATTCCGACTGA
- a CDS encoding aromatic ring-hydroxylating dioxygenase subunit alpha, with amino-acid sequence MRQIQPADLFDPEDIARIRQPLPQACTLPPTAYRDPLVWAAEVETLFRRDWLCVARVEQLANVGDYVCADLPDQPIVVSRSSSGLHASSRICLHRAMPIADGAGNASRFVCPYHNWTYELDGRLRSAPMMEGVQDFDPGSCRLPTLALEVWQGFVFVNRDTQAAALAPQLEGLEGFIENYQFDQLVIVETVEFDSPWNWKILVENFMEAYHHIGTHRHTFEPVYPARQSRVPDNGGAPWLFLHMPGQHREDSGLPLFPALNESQQRDLIACCVYPTLLFGATATTAVWYQLEPTAHDRMRLRIHLLARPELAAHLSNEERAAFADGVRAIHTEDIAANLGPWRGLQAGLTTQGRLSSFEKGIWQLNQLWADRLGLG; translated from the coding sequence TTGCGCCAGATCCAGCCCGCCGATCTGTTCGACCCGGAAGATATTGCCCGCATCCGTCAGCCGCTGCCTCAGGCCTGTACCTTGCCGCCGACGGCCTACCGGGATCCGCTGGTGTGGGCAGCCGAAGTCGAGACCCTCTTCCGCAGGGACTGGCTGTGCGTGGCCCGCGTCGAACAACTGGCGAACGTCGGCGACTATGTCTGCGCCGATCTGCCCGACCAGCCCATCGTGGTGAGTCGCAGCAGCAGCGGTCTGCACGCCAGCTCACGCATCTGCCTGCATCGGGCCATGCCGATTGCAGACGGCGCCGGTAACGCGAGTCGCTTCGTCTGCCCCTACCACAACTGGACCTACGAGCTCGATGGCCGGCTGCGCAGCGCGCCCATGATGGAAGGGGTGCAGGACTTCGACCCCGGCAGCTGTCGGTTGCCCACACTCGCACTCGAGGTCTGGCAGGGGTTCGTGTTCGTGAACCGGGACACCCAGGCAGCCGCCCTCGCCCCTCAGCTGGAAGGTCTCGAGGGCTTCATTGAAAACTACCAGTTCGACCAGCTGGTGATCGTCGAGACGGTGGAATTCGACAGCCCCTGGAACTGGAAGATCCTTGTCGAGAACTTCATGGAGGCCTACCACCACATCGGCACCCATAGACACACCTTCGAACCCGTCTATCCCGCACGGCAGTCGCGGGTACCGGACAATGGCGGCGCGCCCTGGCTGTTCCTGCACATGCCCGGCCAGCACAGGGAAGACTCGGGTCTGCCCCTGTTCCCCGCATTGAATGAGTCCCAGCAGCGGGACCTGATCGCCTGCTGCGTCTATCCAACCCTTCTGTTCGGCGCCACCGCGACGACCGCAGTGTGGTACCAGCTCGAACCCACCGCCCATGACCGCATGCGGTTGCGCATTCACCTGCTGGCGCGGCCGGAACTGGCCGCACACCTGAGCAATGAGGAGCGGGCCGCATTCGCAGACGGTGTACGAGCCATCCATACTGAGGACATCGCTGCCAATCTCGGACCCTGGCGCGGACTCCAGGCGGGACTGACCACCCAGGGGCGTCTGTCATCTTTCGAGAAAGGCATCTGGCAACTCAATCAGCTCTGGGCTGACCGGCTCGGTCTGGGCTGA
- a CDS encoding nitroreductase/quinone reductase family protein, with product MKLLKWLGGILAVYVVFVVVFEAGYLGTMQPSFEEGGIPMLVLTTTDDSGKPLDRMLASFETDGRLYVSAHHWTRGWYERALKNPQVRVNIGGVAGDYTAVHVGGEEFERVAATHPLPLVVRFLMGFPPLRDILRLDPAATMR from the coding sequence ATGAAGTTGCTGAAATGGCTGGGCGGCATCCTCGCTGTCTATGTGGTGTTTGTGGTGGTGTTCGAAGCGGGCTACCTCGGCACGATGCAACCGTCGTTCGAAGAGGGCGGGATTCCCATGTTGGTACTCACCACAACCGATGACTCGGGTAAACCTCTGGATCGGATGCTGGCAAGTTTTGAAACGGACGGACGTCTGTATGTCAGCGCCCACCACTGGACCCGTGGCTGGTACGAGCGCGCCCTCAAGAACCCTCAAGTTCGAGTAAACATCGGCGGCGTCGCGGGGGATTACACGGCGGTGCATGTGGGTGGGGAGGAATTCGAGCGGGTGGCTGCCACTCACCCCCTTCCGCTGGTTGTCAGGTTCCTCATGGGATTTCCTCCGCTCCGGGACATCCTGCGTCTGGATCCTGCTGCTACGATGCGTTGA